The sequence CGTCGCGGGTCTCGGACGCGACAATCTCGACCCCCGTCCGTGGGAGTCGCGCCTCCGCCTCGTCATCGCTCAACTCAGACGGCAATGCGGGCTCACCGGCAGACGACACCGAGTCGCCCGCACCGGCGGCCTCGGCCGCCGCTTCCCGTCGTGCCTCCAGCGCGGCGCGCACCATCTGAATGATCTCGTCGCGCATAGCCACGCTCGTCTCCGACTCTTGCCGGAGCAGGATCTCGCCGGTGAGGAGTGCGTAGGGCTTGTCCTGACCCTGCGGCACGGTGACCACGAGGACATCCTTGTCCTCGATCGTGTGGATGTCGACCGTGGCAGCCGGGGGCGGTGTGATGAACCGGGCGATGTCGTTGCGGAGCTGCTCGGCGGCTTGCTTGGCATTGGCGACGCCGATGATCTCGCTGTCCGGCTTGGCGTCCAGCCCGATGAAGATCGTGCCGCCGTTGGTGTTGGCGAAGGCCACCACATCCTTCAGCACAGCGTTCGACTTAGAGCGCCGGCTGGCCAGGCGCGGGTGGAACGCCTGGACGATGTTGTTCCCCTCCTCCCGGGCGGCCAGCACGAAGTCGTACGGGGCCTCCGACGGGCGGTGGGGACGGAGCAGGGAGAAGTCGTCGCCTTCGAAGACGGCCTTGAGAGCCTCGAAGCTCAGTTCTCCCAAGAGGACCTCGGTCATGCGATCGCCGATGCCCAGGTTGGTCTCGCGCTCCGGGTCGCGGGTGAGGCGATGCGCGTCAGACCCTTGAATGACGTGCATCCGGCGCGGGTACTCCGGCTTGGTACCGTTGAAGAATCGCGCCGTGCTCCGCCGCGAAGTGCTGTCCAGGTCGGTTGCCTCAAGCGCGTGCAGGTACGGGCTCTGGGTATAGGCGATCTTGGTCTGGCCTCCGAAGGGGAAGCCCTGCATCGCGATGCCGTGGGTCGAATTGACGTGCGCGCCGATTACCAGCGCGCCGGCCTCGTGCAGGATCTCGTAGGCCTGGAGGACCTCGGTGGTTGCGCCGACCTCGCTGCTCCCCAGGTCGAGCTTCTCTTCCGGGATGCCGAGGGTCAGCAGGATGTGCTCCATCTTCCGAATCGAGGTGTCGGGCGGGAAGATGGCCAGGATGTGAAACCCGAAGGTTGCGGTGAACTCGAAGCCCGGGAGAACGAGCATCTTGTTCAGGAGCCGGCGGTACTCGGCGAGGAGCGCTTCTTCCTCCGGCTCAAGTCGCCCGAGGGCTTCGAGGAGTTCCAGGTCCTCGATTTCTCGCCACATGCGCGCCCAGCCGCGGACTGTGTTGTGATCGGTGAACGCGAGGATATCGATGCCGCGAGCCTCGGCCCGCTGCAAGAGGTGGACGAAACTGACACCCTGCTCCTGATAGTCAGCAGAGGCGGGGGTATGGATGTGGAGATCCATCGTCCGCCAGGCGAGATCCTGGCGTTCTTGAGGTTCCGCGGGACGCTGGCGAGGACGTCTACTTCTAGCCAAGGGTGATACTGGCACCCCCTTCCTGACAATGTGTTGATATACGACAGGCCGTGGTGGAATCGTCCGCGCCACGGCCTGACCCCGCAAGGAAAGCATATCATAGGGGCATGCACCCCGCACCGCCCGAAAGTCCGCGTGCTAAAATCTAGCGGCGGTATCCGGTACCGGACGGGCGGCGCAGGGCCGCCGCGACCGCAGAGCGACAGCGCTCGCGGTCTGGGGAAAAATCCGGCCCGCTCTCATTCCCCAAGCCCTGCTCATCGACAGAACTCTCCGCCGCGAACCAGGGAGCCAAGACGGTGAACGTATACCTGTTGCTCGACATTCTCTTGCTCATCCTGATCGCGCTGTTCGTGCCGATCGGGTTCTGGCGCGGGGTGCAGCGCGAGGTGCTGGTCACCCTTGGCATTCTCTTCGGCGCCGCGCTGGCCGAGTCGTGGGCTGGCCCGTGGGGCGCCGACCTGGCGAACCTGACCGGCCTGCGCGAGTCCGGTGGTGCCTTCATGGTGGCCGTCTTGTTCCTGATCGGCAGCACCTTCTTGCTGGGTTACGGCGCGGGCGCGGCGCTGCCCATGCCGCGTCCGGGATGGGTCGCCCGCGTCTTCGGGGCCCTGGTGGCAGGGGCGAACGGCACGCTGTTGCTGAGCTACGCGCTGCGCGATATCCGCTTCTACCTGCTCTCGGCTGAGAATCCGGCGTTCCTGGAGCGTGCGGTGGTGGCGCAGTTCCTCGCGACCGGCATCGGCTGGGTGTTGCTCGTGGCAGCCGCGGTCTTCCTCCCGATCGTGATCGTCCTGGCGTTGTTCGGCCGGGGCGGCTACGTCGAGGTTGAGGAAGAGGAGGCGCCAGAGCCGTATCCGGAGATCGAGCCGCCGACGACACGGGCCTTCCCTCCGCGCGTGCCCTCGTCGCTCAATGACGATGCGACGGCCGTGTACAAGACCGAGCCGCCCACGGTCCCGGTGCGTGCCGCGGAAGAGACCCGGCCGGTGCGGATCTCGGAGTCGGAGGACGACGCGTCACGCTCAGGCGGCGCCCGGCTCGATGCGGAAGCGACCGCGCTGCTGCGGGACGCGCATGAAACGATCCAGATCCAAACCACGCCGCGCGAGGAGGCACACGTGCCGGTGTCGGACGGCACGTGCCCCTACTGCCACGCCGACGTCAGCGAGGCGGAGGTCTACTGTCCGCGCTGTGGGCGGATCCTGTAGCAGGATCCCCGCGCTAACCCTGTTCCCACTCGGTCCGCTGCGCCGCATAGAGCGACGCGTGGGGCTTGCCGTCGAGCGATTTCCGCATCAGCACCTCGACGCGGTCCTCGACGAATCCCTCGCGGGCGTAGAAGGCGTGCGCGATCGGGTTCGTGACGTCGACGCTCAACTCGATGAAGGAGCAGCCCTGGGCGCGCGCGTGTTCGGTGGCGGCATTGAGCAGGGTCCGCCCGATCCCCTGGCCGCGGAAGTCGGGGTGTACCACGAAGCGCCGGATCACGCCGAAGCGCCCGTGCTTGGCCTTCGCTCCAATGAACAGCTCCAGCTTTCCCACCACGCGGCCGTCGACCTCAGCGACCAGGACTGAGCTGGGTTCGTAGGCGTCGTCGTGGTACTCGACGATCAGGTTCTCCTCGTCCCAGCACCATCCGGCCTCCCGGTTGAGCGCCGCCTCGGTCGCGGCGTCTTCGATCCGGCCCGGCCGCACCGTCACGGTTGGTGTCGTCATCGGTCCCGACCCCCTCTCGCTCACAACCCTGGCGCCCTGCGCGCCCGGCGGTGCGGCTCATTCTACCGGCATGGTCCGAAACCAGACACCGTGCGGCGTGTCGGTATATCGGGAAGGGCTGCACTGCCGTATCCGTCGCTCCAACCGGTGGGACCGGACTGGATAGTGCACAGACGCGCCATCCCGCGTATAGTTCCGGGAGGATCAGCGGTTGGAATGTCCGATGGACGGGAGGGGAGTGCGTGAGCACGACCGGTAACTTGGAGGCCGCACGCGAAGCGGTCCTCGCGGCGATCGACGCGGAGCGGGACAACCTGATCGCGCTGTCGAAGTTTATCCACGCCAACCCGGAGGTGGCGCTGCAAGAGGTCAAGTCGAGCGCGGCCTGTGCCGATTTCCTGGCCGAGCGCGGGTTCTCGGTCGAACGTGGCGTGGCCGACCTGCCGACCGCCTTCCACGCCAGCAAGGGTGACGGGCGCCCCCACGTGGGTTATCTGTCGGAATACGACGCCCTGCCGGGTGTCGGGCACGGCTGCGGGCATAACCTGATTGCGATTGCCGGGATTGGAGCCGGGATTGGGCTGGCTGCCGCGTTGCCGCATGTCGGCGGGCGGGTGTCGGTCTTCGGCACCCCGGCCGAAGAAGCGATCGGCGGCAAGGTCATCATGGCCCGCGCGGGTGTCTTCTCCGGGCTGGACGCGGCCATGGGGGCGCACCCGGGCACCAGTGAAGCAGCGGTGCCGTACCTGGAGGGAAGTGGGCAGGCACTGGCCTGCCAGGGCGTGCGGATCGCCTTCCACGGGAAGGCGGCGCACGCGGCGGCCGATCCGCACAACGGCATCAACGCCCTCAACGCCCTGATCGAGACCTTCAACGGGATCAACGCGCTGCGCCAGCACATCAAGGACGAGGCCCGCATCCACGGGATCATCACCCAGGGCGGGCAGGCACCGAACGTCGTGCCTGACTACGCCGAGGGGTCGTTCCTGGTGCGGGCCTCGACCCGCGCCTACATGCAGGAGCTGGTTGACAAGGTCCGCGCCATCGCCGAGGGCGCGGCCTCGATGACCGGTGCGCGGCTCACCTTCGAGCGCTCGGAGGAGCCGTACTACGACATGATCACCAACTACCCCCTGGCGCGGCGGATCAAGAAGCACCTGGACGACCTGGGTCTTCAGCTCCCCGACCCGAAGGTGGAGCCGGGTAAGGGCTCGACCGACTGGGGGAATGTGAGCTATGAGGTGCCCTCGGTGGAGACGAGCTACCCGATCGTCGACCGGGTCATCACCTGGCACTCGAAGGAGGTTGTCGAGGCAGCCGACAGCGAGCTGGGCTACGCCAACACGCTGACGGTGGCCAAGGCACTGGCGCTGGCCGGACTGGATGTGCTGACCGACGCGGCACTGCGCGCCGAGATCGGGCTCGCCTTTGAGCGCGAGCGCGCCGCCCGCGCCTGATCCGACCGCTCGCCAGACCTCAGGCCCCGGTGGTTCGCCGCCGGGGCCTTCATTGTTGCGGGTACATCCATTGCATGCCCCATCCCGGGTGCAGTGAACGGCTATGGGGATGGAGCAATCGTGAGC is a genomic window of Sphaerobacter thermophilus DSM 20745 containing:
- a CDS encoding RNA-binding domain-containing protein, with the translated sequence MDLHIHTPASADYQEQGVSFVHLLQRAEARGIDILAFTDHNTVRGWARMWREIEDLELLEALGRLEPEEEALLAEYRRLLNKMLVLPGFEFTATFGFHILAIFPPDTSIRKMEHILLTLGIPEEKLDLGSSEVGATTEVLQAYEILHEAGALVIGAHVNSTHGIAMQGFPFGGQTKIAYTQSPYLHALEATDLDSTSRRSTARFFNGTKPEYPRRMHVIQGSDAHRLTRDPERETNLGIGDRMTEVLLGELSFEALKAVFEGDDFSLLRPHRPSEAPYDFVLAAREEGNNIVQAFHPRLASRRSKSNAVLKDVVAFANTNGGTIFIGLDAKPDSEIIGVANAKQAAEQLRNDIARFITPPPAATVDIHTIEDKDVLVVTVPQGQDKPYALLTGEILLRQESETSVAMRDEIIQMVRAALEARREAAAEAAGAGDSVSSAGEPALPSELSDDEAEARLPRTGVEIVASETRDGVVYHSMRDLRNRKVVQNVTRDSARRLWRYAITQKESNPIDPEKIRWHGPLGFIKAHKQRDGSVRYDLAYRQNGNVRIFYGVTEEGIDDDWRVAIQTATGKPVEAATA
- a CDS encoding CvpA family protein, whose translation is MNVYLLLDILLLILIALFVPIGFWRGVQREVLVTLGILFGAALAESWAGPWGADLANLTGLRESGGAFMVAVLFLIGSTFLLGYGAGAALPMPRPGWVARVFGALVAGANGTLLLSYALRDIRFYLLSAENPAFLERAVVAQFLATGIGWVLLVAAAVFLPIVIVLALFGRGGYVEVEEEEAPEPYPEIEPPTTRAFPPRVPSSLNDDATAVYKTEPPTVPVRAAEETRPVRISESEDDASRSGGARLDAEATALLRDAHETIQIQTTPREEAHVPVSDGTCPYCHADVSEAEVYCPRCGRIL
- a CDS encoding GNAT family N-acetyltransferase — its product is MTTPTVTVRPGRIEDAATEAALNREAGWCWDEENLIVEYHDDAYEPSSVLVAEVDGRVVGKLELFIGAKAKHGRFGVIRRFVVHPDFRGQGIGRTLLNAATEHARAQGCSFIELSVDVTNPIAHAFYAREGFVEDRVEVLMRKSLDGKPHASLYAAQRTEWEQG
- a CDS encoding M20 family metallopeptidase; this translates as MSTTGNLEAAREAVLAAIDAERDNLIALSKFIHANPEVALQEVKSSAACADFLAERGFSVERGVADLPTAFHASKGDGRPHVGYLSEYDALPGVGHGCGHNLIAIAGIGAGIGLAAALPHVGGRVSVFGTPAEEAIGGKVIMARAGVFSGLDAAMGAHPGTSEAAVPYLEGSGQALACQGVRIAFHGKAAHAAADPHNGINALNALIETFNGINALRQHIKDEARIHGIITQGGQAPNVVPDYAEGSFLVRASTRAYMQELVDKVRAIAEGAASMTGARLTFERSEEPYYDMITNYPLARRIKKHLDDLGLQLPDPKVEPGKGSTDWGNVSYEVPSVETSYPIVDRVITWHSKEVVEAADSELGYANTLTVAKALALAGLDVLTDAALRAEIGLAFERERAARA